In Candidatus Thermoplasmatota archaeon, the genomic window CGCTATATTGGATAATATCTTCTTCATTCATAGTATAGATATTATTTTTGAGTGCGTACCTTATGGCCCGGCCTCTTGTCTCGTTATTAAACCCGTGTCCTAACTTTCCAAACAGTCTTCCCAAGCATCTGTCGCACAGCTGGTTTTCTATACGCTCTATGCCGTCGATAACAAGTGCCATTACCCATAATAAACAGACAGCGCTAACAAATATTTTTCTAAAGATATTTATATAGTATAGAATTTCACTCTTTCGTAAGCATCCCTTGCTGCATTTGCATTCTCTTCTTTCTTGCTTGGCGCTATCTCTTTTATCGCCTCAAGCACAGATTCTAGCTTTACAATTTCACTCACTTTAGCGAAAGCGCCTACAATTGCAGTATTGACTATAGGCGCTACTCTTGTGCCTAGATTGTATTCAAGTGCAATTTCAGTTGCATTTATAACAGCTAATCTAATATTCTGAGCTAATGATTTTCTAAGTTCTTCGCAAGACTTGTTAGTATTAATCAAAAGCAGGCCACCCTTTAACAATCCCTCAGTAACGTTAGTTGTACCGAAAAGAGCT contains:
- a CDS encoding 2-oxoacid:acceptor oxidoreductase family protein, which encodes MLEVRFHGRGGQGAATAANILADACFREGKHVQSFPYFGVERRGAPVTAYTRIDDKPIRIKSQIYEPDCVVVLDQALFGTTNVTEGLLKGGLLLINTNKSCEELRKSLAQNIRLAVINATEIALEYNLGTRVAPIVNTAIVGAFAKVSEIVKLESVLEAIKEIAPSKKEENANAARDAYERVKFYTI